A genomic region of Caenorhabditis elegans chromosome V contains the following coding sequences:
- the noca-1 gene encoding Non-centrosomal microtubule array protein 1 (Partially confirmed by transcript evidence), protein MLKQLLALTCMHKKDKNKLAITAGTAECSNRSPQNSPGSSSEGAADESLNQSVAIPEEAHLNTSQFISLPLSDVSFEAAASQNRATPIDFGTREVKEDDDVLSDTGRRRSVNLITPSPIPEETEDNLTETPIPVVEHIPRSAIFEPFNHENSPLFSVKARKKAHEYRSNDSTLSPSSSSNNDDSIRIDSIRVRSSKSATNNQLKGRLTPILGGSLRPIPKKRNRVAFNGNSTFVAPERLCLEVDKIHQDRCRFSFVLTLCVPYA, encoded by the exons atgctcAAACAACTATTGGCTTTGACTTGCATGcacaaaaaagataaaaataaGCTTGCAATAACTGCTGGAACCGCAGAATGTTCGAACAGATCTCCTCAAAATTCACCGGGATCTTCCTCTGAAGGCGCTGCAGACGAATCTCTAAATCAGAGTGTTGCTATTCCG gaagaagCTCATCTGAACACTTCACAGTTTATTTCACTTCCCCTCTCCGACGTCTCATTTGAAGCCGCTGCATCTCAAAATCGAGCTACACCGATTGATTTTGGTACACGAGAAGTGAAAGAAGATGACGATGTTCTCA GTGACACTGGTCGTCGTCGAAGCGTTAACTTAATAACGCCTTCTCCTATTCCAGAAGAAACCGAGGATAACTTAACAGAAACGCCTATTCCTGTAGTTGAACACATTCCAAgaagtgcaatttttgaaccTTTCAATCACGAAAATTCTCCTTTGTTCTCCGTGAAGGCACGTAAG aaagctCATGAATACCGCTCCAACGATTCAACTCTCAGTCCTTCATCATCTTCCAACAATGACGACAGTATCCGGATTGAC aGTATCCGTGTCCGTTCATCAAAATCTGCAACGAATAATCAACTGAAAGGACGGCTTACACCAATACTAGGAGGGTCCCTTCGCCCGattccaaaaaa aagGAACCGAGTCGCTTTCAACGGAAATTCTACATTTGTCGCACCGGAGAGACTATGCTTGGAAGTTGATAAAATACATCAAGATCGTTGTAGGTTTTCCTTTGTACTAACATTATGTGTTCCTTATGCATGA